From the Chelonoidis abingdonii isolate Lonesome George chromosome 4, CheloAbing_2.0, whole genome shotgun sequence genome, the window CATCCCCCTCTGTGTCTCATTAAAATCTGCTATTCATTTGTTTCTATTGTTGCAGACTTTCAACTGGAGAAATAACAGAACTGGGCAACTCACGTAAAACACTTAGAATGTTGTTTCCACACAGCTTTTATGTTCTTGACTTAATAGTTTCATTGTGGCCCTCGTTCTGGGCTTTCTCTCTCATGCCCAATCTTCCTCAGCACAGCAGGCTGAGGGTAGATCTGGTGAACAGCTTCGCTGACATTGAAGTACATAATGATTGGGCCTGTGCCAACACCCTAGAGCTGAAAACCCTCAGAAACTGGATCTGGATGTGAACTcactccttccctcctttcccccctccccaaaaaaagacAATTGGCCTCCAAACTTTTCAGGCCCTGGAGaagatatttttctctgtttatattttcatattttaaaaatggcccAGTCCAGTGCTGAATATGAGTGCTGCTGCCTATTCATCCGAGTGTATGACATGTACTCAAAGGCTGCATTTGTTTGACTTTTTCTCATTACAAGCTGCTCGGCTAGCTTCTCACCTGCTCTGACTACATTCTTTACAGAGCCTGCTTATTGTGCATCCCAGGAAGTGGGACTTGTTTATACGCTTGATTTAAACACAAAATACCTTCAAACTTTTAAAGCAAGAAAGAAACGTAAAGAAACGTGTGATCTATTACTCACCCCCAAGCTGAGCAAACTTCTGAGCCCTTGCTGGCGACTTACGGGTTTTATTTTCTTCCGTGGCCACCCAAAATTACTTTTCCTAATTAATAAGCATGCCCTTTATCTCTCTTTTGCATGCTGTAACACTCAAacttcaagggaaaaaaaatcccttgctGGCTCATGTTACAACCTCCCAGTGTCAATCATGCAGGCTGAAACTCGGGGTTAAAAAACAAGACACAAATTGCCTCCCTTTACAGGGTCAGCGTTTATTTCTGTACATCCATAGCTAGCCACAGATCTAAAGGTTCTTACCTCTACGCAGCAAGGACAGCCCTGAGGTGGATTCGCCAGATGTTCAGAGGTCCTGCTCAGCTCCCCGACCTCAGTTAAGCCCCATGCCAGAAAGGAGAAGGGTGAGCCCTGGGTTACTGGGTGCTAGCACATTGCAACTGACATCTTGTTTGAATGACTTCTCTTtgctgctctcttttttttttttttttttttgaaacaggaAATGTACTAAGCCGCAACACTTAGCCCAGGTTCCTGTCTCTGCTTAGAGTTTGTGACATGGTAGGAGAGGCTGGAGCATTGATGCCCTGCACAATACAGTTGTTTGGTTATCTTGTGGTGGGACAGGCTGCATACCACTATCACCAGAGTCCAGAAGTGTCCTTTGCTGTTTCTCCATTTATCAGCCGCTGCACCCTGAGGCGGTGCTTCATCCTGAGAAGCTGTGCAGGATGAGCTGTGACTGGCTCTgccatgccacctttggcatgagGAATCGTGGTGTTGGGAAGGAAAGTAGTATTACTTGTAAACAGTCTTCTGTAGTGCAAAATTCCTATTTCTGCCATCTGAGGTTAGGCCAGCAGCAGAGTTGACAAAGGTCAGAGTGACGCTGGTGTGAACGCTCCCCACCAAACAGATGTGTCCAGGTAAACATGGAAGGAAATGAAACTCTAAGGCAGCCATCTTCTTTATGATAGCTCCAGCCTTATTTTCTAAAGACTCATCCAGAAGTGATGCTTGAGCCAAGTCCATGGCTAAAGAGTGCTAGAATAAAAAGCAAGAGTCTCCCTTAGTATTGCTTCCAGAGTTTACACATCCCAAAATAAATCCTTATTTGGGCTGAACGGCAGACCCCCTTTCCCTTCACCATAAATCTCTTGCTTTCTCTGTGTTTTCCCCCCTATTTCAACCATTCTTGTTAAGTTTCTTATTTGACGTTTCTGAAATTCCTGTGGGATTATTTGGCCCAGAGGGCGCCAATTATTATTGTCAGAGGGGAATATCTGCTGCCACCTATCATTCCGGTAGAGCTCAGCCTAGTAGACATTGGGCCTGGAACTTCAATACACTATTCCAGATGTGTTCTCAGGGACTAGTGTCTCCCTGCTCACCTGATTCGCTGTGTATGTAGCCCAGAGTCACCCTGGCCACCGATCTACCATGTGACTGCAATAGTAGGCCACCTAAAATTTGCTGCCCAATATTACCTCAACATCCTTCAGCCATTATTGCTTTCTGAGGCACCTCCATTCCATGGGATATCTTCTAGCTGACACCTTTCACCTGAAGGGAATAAGGAGCCTACAGTCCCTGTTTTGCTTCAGTACCAGGATGTGAGAGGATCCGTGTATTGGCGTCTGCTGTCAGCAGGTGGCAATGCGGACTGTATTGATACAGACTCACTGTGATGGGCGTGGGGGTAGGTAATTCCACCCAGAATAGGAGAGGGGAAGGTGTGGACAGAAGTGGGGAAACAGTACCTGGAACAGAAAGGTCCTGGAGGGAAATCCTAGGAACAGCCTAGCTTGGGTGAGAAAGTTTAGGCTGAGCTTAGGTGTTATTGCTATTTCCACTGCCAGTAAAAGAACTACCTCAGAAGAGAGAGGCCTTTGGACACGAAACCAGTGAATGCACACACTCCATGCTAGAGCATGGGAAAATTTCACCACATTCATAGCACGTTTTTGTAATTTTCCCTTTGCATTGTTAACTAAAGCAGAATGCTTTCagcaaggacctgatccaaagctcattgaaatcaatggatgggctcctattgacttcagtgaacttagTTTTGGCCCCAAGAGAATAAACACAAATCCATTTCAGATTTGTGTGTTTCATTGAAACTCCCCTGATTTCCTCATGCCTCCCTGGAACCTGCTGGATTGTGTCTCAcggctttattttttatttatatttttagatCAAACTTTTGTGAGATTTTATAAAATTGCAAACAACCAAAGTAATAGACTAACTATTAGTAAACGAATAGAATAAAATACACATTTCACAGTCTCATTTATTCTCATCTTCTTTTACTCCATTATGCTTTATACATTATTAATTTTGATGATTTATGAGACTCCAGATGAGTTTCTATCCTACTGCACTTAATTTTTAACAAGCATAAATTCACTGTGCTTTGCCCAGCAGCGAGAATAGTTTTATAGCTCGTATTACACTTTCCTGATGTATATTTCAATTAGAACTTCAAAATGAGGTTGCAGCCTCTTTAGGCTATACATTCTTGGTGCTGCTATAGATTTTCCACCTCTAATTTCACAGAGTTTAGgacatttcccctgcccctgaaatgcagctgttttCAACCACAGAGGCACCTGCACTTCAGAGCTGAACGATGTGATCCCTAAACTTTAAAGGTTCTGTCCCGAGTACTGCTGAATTTGGTGGGAATTTGAAGTCTGGCTTGATGGGTGTTCATGGAATGCACAATTGGCCTCTATACACATACAATCTTGCTAATGTGAATTACAGACTGTAAGCTTGTTGGGACaggaagtctttttttttatcATGTGTGTGTCCAGTGCAAAAATAGGCCCCAACCCCTGCTTGGGCTTCCAGGCATTATTGCAATACAGATAAATATTACTAACAACAACAATTAGTGTTTAGCATGAAGGAATGCTGGGGGACCTGATGCTGACTCAGTTAGGGCACAGTGAGAGGAGAATGAGATCCTCTTAGGTTTTTCAAGGACAATTAAAAAAGCAGATTTCTTACTAAGCAACTTTGTGCGGTAGAGCAAATGGGAGGTATGCTGCTGAAACCAGTGTGGGCTGTTTGCAGCATTGGGAGGTCTGAGAGTTGCTGTCCTGGTTGAAAGTGAGTGATGCCCACACCCCATCCCCGCAAACATGAACCCAGACATTGCTAATGCTGTTCTGCAAATGGCGGAGAATTTGCTGCTTTGCAGAGGCCTCATGTTGCCCCCTCTTCTCATCtccagagagaaaatataaaaaaaaaggtgggattttcagaagcacgtGAGTGACTTCGATGTACAAATCTCATTGAAAGCCAATCGGATTTGTTGCTACTAAGTCCCTTAGATGCTTTTGCAAATAGCACCCAAAATATttagactgaaaataaaatgtccCCATTTAGCTGAAGTTCGTGCCATTAGGTTTGTTTTCTAGTTAGGCCCTGCTGCATGTGACAAGCTAACTTCTTTTGACATTTTCCACATTTAAACTATTTCTTGTGAGTGAGTCCAAAAATTCGGGAGCCCAGTCTCGTATTAAGAGGGGGATTCTCACAGCGGTGTATGGATAGTAGAGTTCCCGTTTCCGCAGTGCTCCGCTCTTGATAATCTCCAGTGCACACACTTCCTTCGGAGCACCTGGTTTCTGCATCACATGGGAAACAGTTTTCTCAGCAGTTTCTGGGGAGAAAGAGAAATACAAGAAAGGGAACTGTCATCACAAACCTGTGCAGAGCAATGAAATCTAAAGTTCAACATTTAAGGAGGTATTTTGGCATTCTGAAAATGAATTACTAAATAGAGTGGGTTAAAACAAATGTTAAGATTTCAACAaaacttcaactttttttttttttttaaaaaaaggaaattggtGAGATGTATAACTTCTCCTTTGCTTTTTGAGTAATTATACAACTGGAAAATTGTATTGTTGTTATCCAAGCCTTTTGACCTGAATAACTTAGTAATAAAATTAGCAAAAGTAAATaaacaacattttcagaaatactcaagtcccattttcaaaggtgactcaGGGTCctaaatgcctaagtcccttttgaaaataggaGTTAAGTTACCAAGTCATTAAgatgtgtttgaaaattttacatcTTATCTTTTACTTGTGTTTAGCACTTACTGGtgctgtaaaaatataataataatttccttAGCAAGTCTGAGACACTCATATTTGGGCTGAATTTCTTGTGACTATAAAGTCATCATTGATGCAATTTTGAGATGTACTAAAGAGGTTTGCATGAAAGTTAAGGTGATAAACCgaattaattaaaaacagttccttcatttttgtagctgaagcaATGAATTTTtaggagatttgggttcagtaTTGTAAAAACTTCTAAAGAGAACAGTGACACTCTTTTTTAGAAGTACAgtgtttcattaaaaacattcatactaccaaaaaaaaaaaaaaaaaagctaacatgtGGACACTATTCTCCAATCTCTGGATGTTAATAATATTTTTATGCCTGGGTACTGTATGTACAAGCCCTTCTAATTAGCAAGGCCAAATAAGTGTGCTGATCCTACCAGTAGCAATGTGGCCCAAGATGCAGAGCGTGATGGAAACACTGATATTCTCGATTATTAATTCCTGTCTCaaggaactgaaaaatccatcCAGGGCAAACTTAGTTGCAGAGTAGGGAGCAACAAATGGAATTCCAATTTTACCTAGAGAGAGATGCAACAACAATGTTTACGAGGCTAAACACTTTCAGTGCACAGAAGAAAAAACATGTCATTCTGACTTTCTTATCCTTCAGCAGCTGTCATATTTTGACTCACAGGAACTGACTATCTCAATAGGCTGAAGGATATAAGTAAATCCACTAACACTGAGATGAGGGGGAAGGGGATAAAACATTCCTAACAGTTTTCCTGTAATATGTGATATGTACAAAATATATGATGAGATGGGATGATATAAAGGTATTAGCCACATGAGGTCTGAATGACCTCCATAACTCACTCATGAGAAATGTGACCCTTGCATAGAACGCACATCCACATATATATCAGTTAGTGTATACAACGCACAACttagcaaacaaacaatatgtattGTGATGGCAGATATTACCACGTGGCGCTGTTATGCACTTTTACAAGATCTTTTGCTTAGTGTGCAAGTGAGTGTTTACTGTTGGGAAGACACGTGGTGGTAATGTTAGTCTTTGGTTGTGCAGGTTGTGTGTAGAGGCAGCTTCAGAAAAGGGAGAGTTTGCTCCATGCCCTGGACTCATACTTAGAGTCAATTATTGCATCATCAAAGATTTACagcctatccttaaagatgatccctcactctcacagatcttgggagacaggctagtcctcgcttatagacagcctcccaatgtgaagcaaatactcaccagcaaccgcacaccatacaacataaacactaacccaggaacctatccttgcaacaaagcccNNNNNNNNNNNNNNNNNNNNNNNNNNNNNNNNNNNNNNNNNNNNNNNNNNNNNNNNNNNNNNNNNNNNNNNNNNNNNNNNNNNNNNNNNNNNNNNNNNNNNNNNNNNNNNNNNNNNNNNNNNNNNNNNNNNNNNNNNNNNNNNNNNNNNNNNNNNNNNNNNNNNNNNNNNNNNNNNNNNNNNNNNNNNNNNNNNNNNNNNNNNNNNNNNNNNNNNNNNNNNNNNNNNNNNNNNNNNNNNNNNNNNNNNNNNNNNNNNNNNNNNNNNNNNNNNNNNNNNNNNNNNNNNNNNNNNNNNNNNNNNNNNNNNNNNNNaaattagacacaattaactcaggcctaaacagagtctgagaatggttgggtcattacactaattgaatctatttccttatgttaagttctcctcacaccttctatgggtcatctcaattatcacttcaaaagtttttttttctcctgctgacaacagttcatttcaattgattagactcttcctgttggtatgcatacttccaacttttcatgttctctgtatttataaatatctcctgtctgtgtgttccattctgtgcatccgaagaagtgagctgtagcccatgaaagctcatgctgaaataaatttgttagtctctaaggtgccacaagtactcctattcttattgaggcagagttgctctcTGGGAACCAGGCATTGTCATTAGGCTGAGATTTctggaagcagagactgccctgTGCACTGTTTGACCATCTCATTTTAGGAGTGGTGTATGTGCATAAGTAAAACCAGTTGCACTTGGAGTACACCCAGACTGCATAATGGATTTCTCTTCCACTGGAAAGCTGATCTGCAAGATGCTAGACGTGCTGCCGCTCAGCAGAGTGGGGTCAGAAGAAGGAGAGTACATGAATCATACAGATTGTTTTTGCATTGAGTAAACAGACTTTGTCACACTGAACCCATAGTCCCAATCAAttacacctttacctcgatataaccCGACCCGATAAAACGCAactttggatataatgcggtaaagcagtgccgggggcgggggtggctgcgcactccggtggatcaaagcaagttcaatataatgcggtttcactataacgtggtaagatttttttggctcccgaggatagcgttatatcgaggtagaggggTATGTTAGTCTTCTCAGGtgatcctcctcctctcttttgaAAAACAATGTCAGAAGAAGCCTCCTTTGAATCTCAGGAGGAACTAAACCAAAGGAAAGAATCAAGCATTAGTGAACATAAGTGTCTCTAGCCTGGTTCATTCTCACCTGCTGTAGATGAAACCACTAGGATGCTGCCCCCACTCTCCTTCAGCATCGGCAGTGCAGAGACTGTCATAGCCACATAGCTGAGAAAGTTAATCTCCAGGAGTTTTCGTATATGCTCAACGTCTCCATCGAAGTAGTTAAAGTAGGTGTAACCGATATGATTGAGGATCAGCATGTCTAGGCCTCCTGAAAGCAAAGTGGGTGTTTTAGCTTCAGCTAGAAGAAAATGATGAAACTGTTTAATGAACCTATGCCAGCAGCATTTGAACCCAGGACACTCTCCTTTTACCATTTGAACTAAATGAGAAAACTCCCTTAACTAATAGCTATAGGAGGTTGTTATTTTTCCAGAGACTAAATACATCTCACATTGTGTTGCATCAGTGGTTTGGGTATGTACGTGTATCTCAAAAATCAAAACTCCTTTTTGTCTATAAAATCCTGTGAAGAACGAAAAGTAAACAACGTAAACACATTATCCAGTGCATGGTGCCAgcaacattaataataatacttataaTAAGT encodes:
- the LOC116832983 gene encoding 11-beta-hydroxysteroid dehydrogenase 1-like isoform X1, producing MGRLLKILVPFVGLVLAFCFYSKENFNPEMLKGKRVIVTGASTGIGEQMAYHLARMGAHVLITARTEAKLQKVVTRCLELGAASAHFINGSMEDMALAEDVVKEAKQLWGGLDMLILNHIGYTYFNYFDGDVEHIRKLLEINFLSYVAMTVSALPMLKESGGSILVVSSTAGKIGIPFVAPYSATKFALDGFFSSLRQELIIENISVSITLCILGHIATETAEKTVSHVMQKPGAPKEVCALEIIKSGALRKRELYYPYTAVRIPLLIRDWAPEFLDSLTRNSLNVENVKRS
- the LOC116832983 gene encoding 11-beta-hydroxysteroid dehydrogenase 1-like isoform X2, coding for MLKGKRVIVTGASTGIGEQMAYHLARMGAHVLITARTEAKLQKVVTRCLELGAASAHFINGSMEDMALAEDVVKEAKQLWGGLDMLILNHIGYTYFNYFDGDVEHIRKLLEINFLSYVAMTVSALPMLKESGGSILVVSSTAGKIGIPFVAPYSATKFALDGFFSSLRQELIIENISVSITLCILGHIATETAEKTVSHVMQKPGAPKEVCALEIIKSGALRKRELYYPYTAVRIPLLIRDWAPEFLDSLTRNSLNVENVKRS